Proteins encoded in a region of the Cytobacillus pseudoceanisediminis genome:
- a CDS encoding ORF6N domain-containing protein, giving the protein MNHLQPISQGGKRVLTTIQLAEVFGTEAKIINRNFQRNADRYVQGKHYFALSGEELREFKGSRQIDDSLKFTSILYLWTEIGAWLHAKSLNTEKAWDAYEMLVDEYYSIKEDIVPLSKDQALVTVLRTTADLMEDTQTIKAEQHKIRKLVYEIDNKVEEHITLSSGEQRRVQKGIAQKVYELESNPEFRSKLFRELHRELKNRFGVASYKDIKRKELQSALSYIENWFPRKVS; this is encoded by the coding sequence ATGAATCATCTTCAACCAATTAGCCAGGGAGGAAAGCGAGTTTTAACTACTATCCAATTGGCTGAAGTTTTTGGAACAGAAGCAAAAATCATAAACCGAAACTTCCAGAGAAATGCTGATCGGTATGTTCAAGGCAAACATTATTTTGCCTTATCCGGAGAAGAATTACGGGAATTCAAAGGGTCACGTCAAATTGACGACAGCCTTAAATTTACTTCTATTCTCTACCTTTGGACAGAAATAGGAGCTTGGCTTCATGCTAAATCTTTAAATACTGAGAAAGCATGGGATGCTTACGAAATGCTGGTCGATGAATACTACTCGATTAAGGAAGACATTGTTCCTCTATCAAAAGATCAGGCTCTTGTCACAGTGCTGAGAACAACTGCAGATCTTATGGAGGATACTCAAACAATTAAAGCTGAACAACATAAAATCAGAAAGCTAGTCTATGAGATTGATAATAAAGTCGAAGAGCATATCACTTTATCCAGTGGCGAACAACGACGTGTGCAGAAAGGAATCGCTCAAAAGGTTTATGAGCTGGAAAGTAATCCAGAGTTCCGTTCAAAGCTATTTAGGGAACTGCATCGAGAATTAAAGAACCGTTTTGGTGTAGCAAGCTACAAAGATATTAAGAGAAAGGAGCTTCAATCAGCCCTCAGCTATATAGAAAACTGGTTTCCAAGAAAAGTTTCATGA
- a CDS encoding outer spore coat protein CotE yields the protein MGDYREIITKAVVAKGRKFTQSNHTICPSHHPSSILGCWIINHTYEAKKAGKTVEICGHYDINVWYSFNNNTKTEVVTERVEYKDVIKLKYRDPDCLDDHDVIARVLQQPSCCEAVISPNGNKIIVTVEREFMVEVIGETKVCVAVHPDKCECDDDAWGLDVEDEEFEDLNPDFLVGTEEE from the coding sequence ATGGGAGATTACAGAGAGATTATAACGAAAGCGGTCGTTGCGAAAGGACGTAAATTCACACAGTCCAATCATACGATCTGCCCGTCACACCATCCGTCAAGCATACTTGGCTGCTGGATCATAAACCATACGTACGAGGCGAAAAAAGCTGGAAAAACAGTGGAAATCTGCGGCCATTATGACATTAACGTTTGGTACTCTTTCAACAATAATACAAAAACCGAAGTTGTTACCGAACGGGTTGAGTATAAAGATGTCATTAAATTGAAGTACCGTGATCCGGACTGTTTGGATGATCATGATGTCATCGCCCGTGTTCTGCAGCAGCCGAGCTGCTGTGAAGCAGTCATTTCTCCAAATGGCAACAAAATCATCGTCACTGTGGAAAGAGAGTTCATGGTCGAGGTGATCGGCGAAACAAAAGTTTGTGTAGCTGTTCATCCAGACAAGTGCGAGTGCGATGATGACGCTTGGGGACTTGATGTGGAGGATGAAGAATTCGAGGATTTAAATCCGGATTTCTTGGTGGGAACTGAAGAAGAGTAA
- a CDS encoding helix-turn-helix domain-containing protein yields the protein MKQKVLKVDLVKIKKLRKEHNLSLEEMAKHLGYESPNGYYYLEIGRGKFPAETLARVSEILKVPITELFLKMKLPKWQKIKVHKEVFQMLSVQVDKQTIEQQFHEELRKHLNEIQYRTVFWDMKMLCQQTCMSEPFIKEQFFFDPRFPKFRVGRKWLFPAKETEDFLIKWLKEQPHY from the coding sequence ATGAAACAGAAAGTGTTGAAAGTGGATCTAGTAAAAATAAAAAAATTAAGAAAAGAACATAATTTGTCACTTGAAGAAATGGCAAAGCATTTGGGGTACGAGAGCCCAAATGGATACTATTATCTTGAAATTGGTCGTGGCAAGTTCCCAGCCGAGACATTAGCCAGAGTTTCGGAAATCTTAAAAGTCCCTATAACAGAACTTTTTTTGAAGATGAAATTGCCAAAATGGCAAAAAATCAAAGTGCATAAGGAGGTATTTCAAATGTTAAGTGTGCAGGTTGATAAACAAACAATTGAACAGCAGTTTCATGAAGAGTTACGCAAGCACCTAAATGAAATTCAATATCGTACAGTTTTTTGGGACATGAAAATGCTATGTCAACAGACATGCATGAGTGAACCATTCATTAAAGAGCAATTCTTTTTCGATCCTCGTTTCCCAAAATTCAGGGTTGGACGGAAATGGTTATTCCCAGCAAAGGAAACAGAAGATTTTTTAATCAAATGGTTAAAAGAACAACCTCACTATTAA
- a CDS encoding YqaI family protein: MNHPMIDQIEKSGYPNMVEQPEHVGIDYFGDEILDGDDIVEYDGEIILRDNLERYLTQVMEFEFKTA; encoded by the coding sequence ATGAATCATCCTATGATTGACCAAATAGAGAAGTCTGGATACCCGAATATGGTTGAACAGCCTGAACATGTAGGAATTGATTATTTTGGTGACGAGATCCTAGATGGTGACGACATAGTGGAATATGACGGTGAAATCATTTTGAGGGATAACTTGGAGCGGTATTTAACACAAGTCATGGAATTTGAATTTAAAACTGCATAA
- a CDS encoding helix-turn-helix domain-containing protein → MTFGAVLKACRERAGLTQEEIAEKLHRSRSCISKFETDKKTLDVATLIKWADVTSAKDVACAIVTGVDPVMILQQLMPLIGGIIQWF, encoded by the coding sequence TTGACTTTCGGCGCGGTATTGAAAGCATGCCGGGAGCGAGCAGGTCTTACACAGGAGGAAATCGCAGAAAAGCTTCATCGTTCACGGAGTTGTATTTCAAAATTTGAAACAGATAAAAAGACACTGGATGTCGCTACTTTAATTAAGTGGGCAGATGTTACCTCAGCTAAAGATGTGGCATGTGCCATTGTTACAGGGGTAGATCCAGTGATGATATTGCAACAGTTAATGCCGTTGATAGGAGGAATAATCCAATGGTTCTAA
- a CDS encoding YqaJ viral recombinase family protein, translating into MSRYEWLQERAKGIGGSDAGIILGVNKFRTPFELWLEKTGQVEPQETDNEAIYWGNQMENVVAKEFEKRTGKKVRRTNFMYSHAKYPFIKANVDRLVVGESAVLECKTASAYLAKEWEGEEVPASYLVQLQHYLGVTDKEKGYIAVLVGGNKFIWKEVERDQELIELIFNAEKHFWEYHVLKGHAPELDGSSAAEKYLKERYDCAVKDKEIVLSADYKDLLVQYEKVKSDEKLIKTAKREIENKLKEVLKDAETGITDQFIVTWKNQSRKSVDSKALKEKFPDIYKKVLKESSFRKFAVKEIN; encoded by the coding sequence ATGAGCCGTTATGAATGGCTGCAAGAACGGGCTAAAGGAATCGGCGGGAGTGATGCAGGAATCATCCTTGGTGTTAATAAGTTTCGTACACCTTTTGAGCTTTGGCTAGAAAAAACTGGCCAGGTCGAACCACAGGAAACTGATAATGAAGCAATTTACTGGGGAAATCAAATGGAAAATGTGGTTGCCAAGGAGTTTGAAAAGCGTACAGGTAAAAAAGTGCGCCGAACAAATTTCATGTACAGCCATGCCAAGTATCCATTTATAAAAGCAAACGTTGATCGTTTAGTTGTTGGAGAATCAGCAGTTTTGGAATGCAAGACAGCTAGCGCGTATCTTGCTAAAGAGTGGGAAGGTGAAGAAGTTCCGGCAAGCTACCTTGTGCAGCTCCAACATTATCTTGGAGTTACAGATAAGGAAAAGGGTTATATCGCTGTCCTTGTCGGCGGAAACAAGTTCATCTGGAAGGAAGTAGAGCGAGACCAGGAGCTTATCGAGCTGATTTTCAATGCTGAAAAGCACTTTTGGGAATATCACGTACTGAAAGGGCATGCTCCAGAACTTGATGGATCCAGTGCAGCTGAGAAGTATTTAAAAGAGAGGTACGATTGCGCTGTGAAGGATAAAGAAATTGTCCTTTCAGCTGATTATAAAGATTTACTGGTCCAATATGAGAAAGTGAAATCCGATGAAAAGCTGATAAAAACAGCAAAAAGGGAAATTGAAAACAAATTAAAAGAAGTATTGAAGGATGCTGAAACAGGTATTACTGATCAATTTATCGTCACTTGGAAGAATCAGAGTAGAAAAAGTGTGGATTCGAAAGCTCTGAAAGAGAAATTTCCGGACATATACAAAAAAGTTTTGAAAGAATCCTCGTTCCGAAAATTTGCTGTAAAGGAGATTAATTGA
- a CDS encoding HNH endonuclease, which translates to MLVKTIRIPNGDMFSKYFIFKCDRCDETIGESDPHIPEEQKHYCWECSFILGKITEVEFLKCSGVSVPNSHASVIDGEILIWIGSKPPWEQTNKDIRSSGKYKEWRTTVLERDKYTCQHCGQVGGELNAHHIKPFAKYENLRFEVSNGLTLCVPCHKNVHRK; encoded by the coding sequence ATGCTTGTTAAGACCATTCGTATACCAAATGGAGATATGTTTTCAAAGTATTTTATATTCAAATGTGATAGATGCGATGAAACTATTGGGGAATCTGATCCACACATACCAGAGGAGCAAAAACATTATTGTTGGGAATGCAGTTTCATTTTAGGAAAGATAACGGAAGTGGAGTTCCTAAAATGTTCAGGGGTGTCCGTACCAAATTCTCATGCTTCGGTAATTGATGGGGAAATCTTGATATGGATAGGCAGTAAACCACCCTGGGAGCAGACAAATAAGGATATTAGGAGCTCCGGTAAATATAAAGAATGGCGAACTACGGTTTTGGAAAGAGACAAATACACATGTCAGCATTGTGGGCAAGTTGGGGGAGAGTTAAACGCTCATCATATAAAACCGTTTGCTAAATATGAGAATTTAAGATTCGAAGTTTCAAATGGTCTAACCTTATGCGTGCCATGTCATAAAAATGTCCATAGGAAGTAG
- a CDS encoding helix-turn-helix domain-containing protein: MSSFGNRIRKLREKSGINQKDMAKKLELSNVQLSRYESDERRPDFETLKKISEIFDVSIDYLITGNEKNSSSDEMWREILNPKTQIFFKDLMDAPEEKIEELIKFWEIIRDRDKK, translated from the coding sequence ATGTCATCTTTTGGAAATCGAATTAGGAAATTAAGAGAGAAAAGTGGAATTAATCAAAAAGATATGGCGAAAAAATTGGAACTTTCCAATGTCCAACTATCGCGATATGAATCAGATGAACGTAGACCTGACTTCGAGACATTAAAAAAAATCTCGGAAATATTTGATGTTTCAATTGATTATTTGATTACTGGTAATGAAAAAAACAGCTCTAGCGATGAAATGTGGAGAGAGATACTTAATCCTAAAACACAAATCTTTTTTAAAGATTTAATGGATGCTCCAGAGGAAAAGATAGAAGAACTCATCAAGTTCTGGGAGATTATCAGAGATAGAGATAAAAAATAA
- a CDS encoding recombinase RecT produces MATNTELKNQLANRQETAAKQVSAQSLGLKSLLNTPTMQKKFEQVLANKAPQFMASVLNLYNGDPGLREAEPMSIVSSAMVAASLDLPVDKNLGYAWIVAFYDSKKGYKTAQFQLGYKGYIQLALRSGQYKAINVIPVYEGELLKWNRLTEEIDLDLDARKSDKVIGYCGYFRLVNGFEKTVYWTRDEVEAHRIKHNKAKDKKSLNNVWRTDYDAMAMKTVLRNMLGKWGILSIDMQKAFSEDEQEREVKDITDEANEFDEPIQYDSPSKQEHVSDEEPEIIDTDQKKKKLAKICPPRNHWT; encoded by the coding sequence ATGGCGACTAATACAGAATTGAAAAATCAATTAGCTAATAGGCAGGAGACAGCAGCAAAGCAGGTATCAGCTCAATCACTTGGACTTAAAAGTTTATTAAATACGCCAACAATGCAAAAGAAATTTGAGCAGGTATTGGCCAATAAAGCTCCTCAATTTATGGCTTCCGTTCTTAATTTGTATAACGGAGATCCTGGCCTAAGAGAAGCTGAGCCTATGTCCATAGTGTCCAGTGCAATGGTTGCTGCATCTCTCGATTTACCAGTTGATAAAAACTTAGGTTACGCCTGGATTGTTGCTTTTTATGATTCTAAAAAGGGGTATAAGACAGCACAGTTCCAGCTGGGATACAAAGGATACATTCAGTTGGCATTAAGAAGTGGCCAGTACAAGGCCATAAATGTAATACCGGTATATGAAGGAGAACTCCTAAAGTGGAATCGTCTAACGGAGGAAATTGACCTTGATTTGGATGCCAGGAAAAGTGATAAGGTCATCGGTTATTGTGGCTACTTTAGGTTGGTCAATGGCTTTGAAAAAACGGTTTATTGGACCCGAGATGAGGTCGAGGCGCACAGGATTAAGCATAACAAGGCAAAAGATAAGAAGTCACTTAATAATGTTTGGCGTACTGATTATGATGCCATGGCAATGAAAACAGTTCTTAGGAACATGTTAGGCAAATGGGGTATCTTGTCCATTGATATGCAAAAAGCATTCTCAGAAGACGAGCAGGAGCGTGAGGTAAAAGATATTACGGATGAGGCTAATGAGTTTGATGAGCCAATTCAGTACGACTCTCCAAGCAAGCAAGAGCATGTATCAGATGAAGAGCCTGAAATTATTGACACGGATCAAAAGAAGAAAAAACTAGCAAAAATATGTCCGCCCAGGAATCATTGGACATAG
- a CDS encoding ImmA/IrrE family metallo-endopeptidase, which translates to MNYRTTLLEDWIKDFYYDIGILHPHQIDMHDIIYRLGMSVKYMNISSRIYEDEVIIDERLSKEEQWEEFGHEFCHFKRHFGNQLIMPEEFLKLQEFQANYFSYHFCVPTFMLIQLTFPPTRGEVIKQVAQMFKVTYKFAEKRFVMFENRINSMIFFKKLHTYI; encoded by the coding sequence ATGAATTACCGCACAACTTTGCTAGAAGATTGGATAAAAGACTTTTATTACGATATTGGAATCTTACATCCCCATCAAATTGATATGCACGATATCATTTATCGCTTAGGGATGTCCGTGAAATATATGAATATATCAAGTCGTATCTATGAAGATGAAGTAATCATTGATGAAAGACTTAGTAAGGAAGAACAGTGGGAAGAATTTGGACACGAATTTTGCCATTTTAAAAGGCACTTTGGAAATCAACTAATTATGCCTGAAGAATTTTTAAAACTTCAAGAATTCCAAGCCAACTATTTTTCTTATCATTTCTGTGTCCCGACTTTTATGTTAATACAACTGACATTTCCTCCTACCAGAGGAGAGGTTATTAAACAAGTTGCACAAATGTTCAAGGTAACTTATAAGTTTGCTGAAAAGAGATTTGTAATGTTTGAGAATAGAATCAATTCAATGATATTTTTCAAAAAATTACATACTTACATATAG
- a CDS encoding VOC family protein — MFQHQEYPYEVIVRKEWEGSIPAVQFRIARPTNQLDKLISFYEKGLGLKRVGEFWNHEGYDGIMIGLPDSQYHLEFTQSKEKMELPQPTKEHLLVFYVGDRLERDNIAERLAAYGYMETEPENPYWGRGGVTIEDPDGWPIVLMNTPGI, encoded by the coding sequence ATGTTTCAGCATCAGGAATATCCTTATGAAGTGATTGTGAGGAAGGAATGGGAAGGGAGCATCCCGGCTGTGCAATTTCGCATTGCACGTCCGACAAACCAGCTTGATAAACTCATTTCCTTTTATGAAAAAGGACTGGGTCTGAAGAGAGTTGGCGAGTTTTGGAATCATGAAGGCTATGATGGTATTATGATTGGTCTGCCTGATAGCCAATACCATCTTGAATTTACTCAATCTAAGGAAAAAATGGAGCTTCCGCAGCCGACAAAGGAGCATCTATTAGTTTTTTATGTGGGAGACCGCCTGGAGCGTGATAACATTGCCGAAAGGCTTGCTGCTTATGGGTATATGGAAACAGAACCGGAAAATCCATATTGGGGCAGAGGCGGAGTGACAATAGAAGATCCAGATGGATGGCCGATTGTATTAATGAATACGCCAGGAATATGA